From a region of the Candidatus Limnocylindrales bacterium genome:
- a CDS encoding YbaB/EbfC family nucleoid-associated protein, protein MAEEPSMMQMLKQARGLQKQMKQIQKKVEKRDVSATAADGKIEVVCSGKLEIKRVLIDQSLLENPDKRQLQDQLVKAVNGAIAKAQNLMAAEMQKIAGDMGLPGGGEELGLGADEDDKDEAAGESTGGGRFRRWLGR, encoded by the coding sequence GTGGCGGAAGAGCCATCCATGATGCAGATGCTGAAGCAGGCCCGCGGCCTGCAGAAGCAGATGAAGCAGATTCAAAAGAAGGTCGAGAAGCGGGACGTCTCGGCTACCGCCGCCGACGGCAAGATCGAAGTGGTGTGCAGCGGCAAGCTCGAGATCAAGCGGGTGCTGATCGACCAGTCGCTGCTCGAGAACCCGGACAAGCGCCAACTCCAGGATCAGCTCGTCAAGGCCGTCAACGGCGCCATCGCCAAGGCGCAGAACCTGATGGCAGCCGAGATGCAGAAGATCGCCGGCGACATGGGATTGCCCGGCGGCGGCGAGGAGCTGGGGCTCGGCGCCGACGAAGACGACAAGGACGAGGCGGCGGGCGAGAGCACGGGCGGCGGCCGCTTCCGCCGCTGGCTCGGTCGCTGA
- a CDS encoding helix-turn-helix domain-containing protein produces MEFTRDAARALLRMPRDQTLRIRRKLDELAKNPQAAANVKKLTEHPGYRLRVGDWRVVYLLDHGRIVIQVIRVAKRGVSMSVRILEANGKPAFAVLAYDEYQALRALADDAEDTAALVRFAKRYAAGKEETVPAAVVNRLLAGETPLRVWREHRGMTAAQVAASVDITPAHVFKLESGKGDPSVALLRRLAKVLRVSLEDLVGAEPD; encoded by the coding sequence TTGGAATTCACGCGCGATGCCGCGAGGGCGCTTCTGCGGATGCCGAGAGACCAGACTCTTCGTATCCGCCGCAAGCTCGACGAACTGGCGAAGAACCCGCAGGCGGCCGCCAACGTCAAGAAGCTGACGGAGCATCCGGGCTACCGTCTGAGAGTCGGCGACTGGCGCGTCGTGTATTTGCTCGACCATGGACGCATCGTGATCCAGGTAATCCGAGTCGCGAAGCGAGGTGTATCGATGAGTGTCCGAATTCTCGAAGCCAATGGGAAGCCTGCGTTCGCAGTGCTTGCTTACGATGAATACCAGGCGCTGCGCGCGTTGGCCGACGACGCGGAGGACACCGCCGCGCTCGTTCGTTTCGCGAAGCGCTACGCCGCGGGCAAGGAGGAGACGGTCCCTGCCGCTGTCGTCAATCGGCTGCTGGCCGGGGAGACTCCGCTGCGCGTATGGCGCGAGCACCGCGGTATGACGGCAGCCCAGGTCGCGGCGTCCGTCGACATCACTCCCGCCCACGTCTTCAAGCTGGAATCCGGCAAAGGGGATCCTTCGGTCGCGCTGCTACGCCGGCTTGCGAAGGTGCTTCGCGTGTCGCTCGAAGACCTAGTCGGAGCTGAACCGGACTGA
- the recR gene encoding recombination mediator RecR — protein sequence MAYTPALQALIQLFTRLPGIGEKSAARLAFFILRGDQGFASELARAIETVKTQTRFCSRCFALTEKDPCTICDDLRRDRSVLCVVEEPADLVSIERSHGFAGTYHVLHGSISPLDGRGPEQLRIRELIERLGGESVQEVVLATNPTIEGEATAVYLARLIKPLGIRVSRIAHGIPVGGTLEYSDQVTVGRALEGRREM from the coding sequence GTGGCCTATACGCCGGCGCTGCAGGCGCTCATTCAGCTCTTCACCAGGCTGCCGGGCATCGGCGAGAAGAGCGCCGCGCGTCTGGCCTTCTTCATCCTGCGCGGAGACCAGGGCTTCGCCAGCGAGCTGGCGCGCGCCATCGAGACGGTCAAGACGCAGACACGGTTTTGCAGCCGCTGCTTCGCGCTGACCGAGAAGGATCCGTGCACGATCTGCGACGACCTGCGCCGTGACCGTTCCGTCCTCTGCGTGGTCGAGGAGCCGGCCGACCTGGTCTCCATCGAGCGCAGCCACGGCTTCGCCGGCACCTATCACGTCCTGCACGGATCGATCTCGCCGCTCGACGGGCGCGGCCCCGAGCAGCTTCGCATCCGCGAGCTGATCGAGCGCCTGGGCGGCGAGAGCGTGCAGGAGGTCGTGCTGGCGACCAATCCCACCATCGAAGGCGAGGCCACCGCCGTGTATCTGGCGCGCCTCATCAAGCCGCTCGGCATCCGCGTCAGCCGCATCGCGCACGGCATTCCCGTGGGCGGCACGCTCGAGTACAGCGATCAGGTCACTGTCGGGCGTGCGCTCGAAGGGCGGCGGGAGATGTGA
- a CDS encoding multicopper oxidase family protein — protein sequence MIDDEHVRSRDVSREGGRPRPRVLAAAVAAAMVAAAAAAVALPGLERWQLRQRCRSGASVDDATLRQCLALEAEGAFEASERNGRRIVEAAIRAAPATVPMFDGRAFDVWAYNGQVPGPTLRVRRGDTLRVHFTNGLPQPTTIHWHGVRVPNAMDGVPGVTQEPVQPGQTFVYEFTPREAGTFWFHPHLRSSEQVERGLYGVLIVEDEAPAAHVEEMIWVLDDWLLDGTGRLRESFITRSDLAHDGRWGNVVTVSGKVRPRFSARPGQRLRIRAVDVANGRVFALDFGELRPQIIAQDGMYLPQPRPASRVELAPGNRADFDLVIPSDAVGRTFVIHDRFTRTPIELASITVEGEAVATPPAGHPSGTVPAWAEASRLAPDHELRLNARAGGPYGIEWTINAAVMRHDEPGHHHHEAPYRLDAGRFAKIRFINDSARLHPMHIHGMFFKVLARSGSPVDEPAWRDTVLMRPRESIDIGVVPVDLGRWMLHCHILEHADSGMMTLVEVR from the coding sequence ATGATCGACGACGAACACGTGCGCAGCCGCGACGTGTCCAGGGAAGGTGGCCGGCCGCGCCCGCGCGTCCTTGCCGCAGCTGTCGCGGCCGCCATGGTCGCCGCGGCCGCCGCAGCCGTGGCCTTGCCGGGCCTGGAGCGGTGGCAGCTTCGCCAGCGCTGCCGGTCAGGGGCTTCCGTCGACGATGCGACGCTGCGCCAATGCCTGGCGCTCGAAGCCGAAGGCGCCTTCGAGGCAAGTGAGCGCAACGGCCGGCGAATCGTGGAGGCGGCAATTCGCGCGGCGCCGGCGACCGTGCCGATGTTCGACGGCCGCGCCTTCGACGTGTGGGCGTATAACGGGCAGGTGCCGGGGCCGACCTTGCGCGTACGGCGCGGCGATACGCTTCGCGTTCACTTCACGAACGGCCTGCCGCAGCCGACTACGATCCACTGGCACGGCGTACGCGTGCCCAACGCCATGGACGGCGTGCCGGGCGTGACGCAGGAACCGGTCCAGCCCGGACAGACGTTCGTCTACGAATTCACCCCGCGCGAGGCGGGAACGTTCTGGTTCCATCCGCATCTGCGCTCGAGCGAGCAGGTCGAGCGAGGCCTGTACGGCGTGCTGATCGTCGAGGACGAAGCACCGGCCGCGCACGTCGAGGAGATGATCTGGGTGCTGGATGACTGGCTGCTCGACGGCACCGGCCGGCTGCGCGAGAGCTTCATCACCCGCAGCGACCTTGCGCACGACGGACGCTGGGGGAACGTCGTGACGGTGTCCGGCAAGGTGCGTCCGCGATTCTCGGCACGTCCGGGGCAACGCCTGCGCATCCGCGCGGTCGACGTCGCCAATGGCCGCGTGTTTGCGCTCGACTTTGGCGAGCTGCGGCCGCAGATCATCGCGCAGGACGGAATGTATCTGCCGCAGCCGCGACCGGCTTCGCGCGTCGAGCTGGCACCGGGCAACCGCGCCGACTTCGACCTCGTCATCCCCTCGGACGCTGTCGGCCGCACTTTCGTGATCCATGACCGGTTCACCAGGACTCCCATCGAGCTCGCATCGATCACTGTCGAAGGCGAGGCGGTTGCGACGCCTCCTGCAGGGCATCCGTCCGGCACCGTGCCGGCGTGGGCGGAGGCGTCGAGGCTCGCGCCGGACCATGAGCTGCGCCTCAACGCACGTGCCGGCGGCCCCTATGGCATCGAATGGACGATCAACGCTGCGGTGATGCGGCATGACGAGCCCGGGCACCATCATCACGAGGCGCCGTATCGGCTCGACGCCGGCCGCTTCGCCAAGATCCGCTTCATCAACGATTCGGCACGCCTCCATCCGATGCACATCCACGGGATGTTCTTCAAGGTACTGGCGCGCTCCGGTTCCCCAGTGGACGAACCGGCATGGCGTGACACGGTGCTGATGCGGCCGCGCGAATCGATCGACATCGGTGTGGTTCCGGTCGACCTCGGACGTTGGATGCTCCACTGCCACATCCTGGAGCATGCGGACTCGGGAATGATGACGCTCGTTGAGGTACGTTGA
- a CDS encoding Rieske 2Fe-2S domain-containing protein has translation MTVPYQGVPHGWFAVATSSELRRGCVLERRYFGREWVLWRSVSGRVAMQDAYCPHLGAHLGDGRVCGEHLQCPFHHFEYATDGRCAATPSGGAPPSIRLVGLPIRETNGIILAHWHERGEAPAWEPPDLDEEEFTGFHFSSRTFRGHPQEVSENSADCGHFGPTHGYGNACITDGPRIEGHVLYSSYTMDRSLDFIGLPRAKAELSFDAQVHGLGLSRVRARVSRVGIEADLLILPTPIDASTVQLRFGARVRRSRVPLLTMLMKAAFVRGYHSDLLRDIPIWTRKRFVERPPLTAAEAPIAMYRRYARQFYCDASAGQRRAAVGE, from the coding sequence ATGACGGTTCCATATCAGGGCGTCCCGCATGGCTGGTTCGCCGTTGCCACCAGCAGCGAGCTGCGCCGCGGTTGCGTCCTCGAGCGACGCTATTTCGGGCGGGAATGGGTGCTGTGGCGCAGCGTCAGCGGCCGCGTGGCCATGCAGGACGCCTACTGCCCACACCTCGGCGCGCACCTCGGTGACGGGCGCGTCTGCGGCGAGCACCTGCAGTGCCCCTTCCATCACTTCGAGTACGCGACCGACGGCCGCTGCGCCGCCACTCCCTCCGGCGGCGCGCCGCCGAGCATCCGTCTGGTTGGCCTTCCCATCCGAGAAACCAACGGGATCATCCTCGCGCACTGGCACGAGCGTGGGGAGGCCCCGGCCTGGGAGCCGCCCGACCTCGACGAAGAGGAGTTCACGGGCTTCCACTTCAGCAGCCGGACGTTTCGTGGTCACCCTCAGGAAGTGTCCGAGAACAGCGCCGACTGCGGCCACTTCGGACCCACGCACGGCTACGGCAATGCCTGCATCACGGATGGGCCGCGCATCGAAGGGCACGTGCTCTACTCTTCGTACACCATGGACCGCAGCCTCGACTTCATCGGCTTGCCGCGCGCCAAGGCCGAGCTTTCCTTCGATGCGCAGGTCCACGGGCTGGGCCTGTCGCGCGTGCGGGCGCGAGTCTCCCGCGTTGGGATCGAGGCCGATCTGCTGATCCTGCCGACTCCGATCGATGCCTCTACGGTGCAGCTGCGTTTCGGCGCACGCGTGCGCAGGTCGCGCGTGCCGCTGCTGACCATGCTGATGAAGGCCGCCTTCGTCCGCGGCTACCATTCCGACTTGTTGCGCGACATCCCGATCTGGACGCGCAAACGGTTCGTGGAGCGGCCGCCGCTGACGGCGGCCGAAGCGCCAATCGCGATGTATCGAAGGTATGCGCGGCAATTCTATTGCGACGCATCGGCCGGCCAGCGCCGCGCCGCAGTGGGCGAGTGA
- a CDS encoding PAS domain S-box protein, producing the protein MLNRPDRSGRGPGQLVATGGGSLKIHRPIASGTRLFLLVICPFVLTLACLLIFSAVSMDILTALRAYVTGEAMWSKAQKQAVYNLQRYAQNRDEREFQRYLKAIAVPLGDRKAREELEKPEPDYSLVRQGFLEGRNDPADIDGMIMLFRRFRNVSFVSAAIDIWTEADQHIEKLTHLADQLRAEVQKEHPDPARVAVLLTQIDRIERILTPLEDAFSYTLGEASRQTQQLLVLMLTVATFVLTALGVWITRAALQERERYQQALSQSEERYRSTFECSIDPVLVAHPDGAILAANPAACRAFGYTEAELRALPRGAVLADPSDLQRAITARSSTGTFKGDMVFRRKDGSTFVGEVSSASFVDAATGENRASVSIRDITERTRAEEEIRRLNASLEERVSTRTAELESVNRELFASNRELEAYSYSISHDLRLPLRAMSGFSEMLMSEYSDKLDDRAKGYLKRIRDASQRMGRLIDDLLNLARYTRQRIVPAEVDLAAAANRIVEELRREHPERSVEVRIERDLVRAYGDTGLIRVALGHLLSNAWKFTADRDRPVIELGCYAESDETVYFVRDNGCGFDMQFADKLFGVFNRLHAPDEFEGTGIGLATVQRIIARHGGRVWAQAAPDKGATFFFTLPTFTGRSSTARHNAA; encoded by the coding sequence GTGCTGAATCGGCCTGATCGATCGGGGCGGGGGCCGGGACAGCTCGTAGCAACCGGAGGGGGTTCCCTGAAGATCCACCGGCCCATAGCCAGCGGCACGCGACTTTTCCTCCTGGTCATCTGCCCCTTCGTCCTGACGCTGGCCTGCCTGCTCATCTTCTCCGCCGTCAGCATGGACATCCTGACGGCGCTGCGGGCGTATGTGACCGGCGAGGCGATGTGGTCGAAGGCGCAGAAGCAGGCCGTCTACAACCTGCAGCGCTACGCCCAGAACCGCGACGAGCGGGAGTTCCAGCGCTACCTGAAAGCGATCGCGGTTCCCCTCGGCGACCGCAAGGCGCGCGAGGAGCTGGAGAAACCCGAGCCCGACTACTCGCTGGTCCGTCAGGGATTCCTGGAGGGCCGGAACGATCCTGCCGACATCGACGGCATGATCATGCTCTTCCGCCGCTTCCGGAACGTCAGCTTCGTCAGTGCCGCCATCGACATCTGGACCGAAGCGGACCAGCACATCGAGAAGCTCACCCATCTTGCCGACCAGCTCCGCGCCGAGGTCCAGAAGGAACATCCCGATCCGGCGCGGGTGGCGGTGCTTCTGACGCAGATCGACCGCATCGAGCGTATTCTGACTCCGCTCGAGGACGCGTTCTCGTACACGCTGGGCGAGGCATCGCGGCAGACGCAGCAGCTGCTGGTCCTGATGCTGACGGTGGCAACTTTCGTGCTGACCGCGCTCGGCGTGTGGATCACGCGCGCGGCGCTCCAGGAACGCGAGCGCTACCAGCAGGCGCTGAGCCAGAGCGAGGAACGCTACCGCTCGACATTCGAATGCAGCATCGACCCGGTCCTGGTCGCGCACCCCGATGGTGCGATCCTGGCGGCCAACCCTGCCGCCTGCCGCGCCTTCGGCTACACGGAGGCGGAGCTGCGCGCGTTGCCGCGCGGGGCCGTGCTTGCCGATCCCTCCGACCTGCAACGCGCGATCACGGCTCGCAGCAGCACGGGCACCTTCAAGGGCGACATGGTGTTTCGCCGCAAGGACGGCAGCACGTTCGTCGGAGAGGTGTCATCGGCCAGCTTCGTGGACGCGGCAACCGGCGAAAATCGCGCCAGCGTCAGCATCCGCGACATCACCGAGCGCACTCGTGCCGAGGAGGAGATACGGCGCCTGAACGCGTCTCTGGAGGAACGCGTCAGCACCCGCACCGCCGAGCTCGAGAGCGTCAATCGCGAGCTCTTCGCATCCAACCGCGAGCTCGAAGCCTACAGCTACTCGATCTCGCACGACCTGCGTTTGCCCCTGCGCGCGATGAGCGGCTTCAGCGAGATGCTCATGAGTGAGTACTCCGACAAGCTCGACGACCGCGCCAAGGGCTACCTCAAGAGGATCCGCGACGCGAGCCAGCGCATGGGCCGGCTCATCGACGACCTGCTGAACCTCGCCCGTTACACGCGCCAGCGGATCGTGCCCGCCGAAGTCGATCTGGCCGCCGCCGCCAACCGGATCGTCGAGGAGCTGCGCCGCGAGCATCCCGAGCGCAGCGTCGAGGTGCGCATCGAGCGCGATCTCGTGCGCGCCTACGGCGACACGGGCCTGATCCGTGTCGCGCTCGGCCATCTGCTCTCCAATGCCTGGAAGTTCACCGCTGACCGCGACCGGCCCGTCATCGAGCTCGGCTGCTACGCCGAGAGCGACGAGACGGTGTACTTCGTGCGCGACAACGGCTGCGGCTTCGACATGCAGTTCGCCGACAAGCTCTTCGGTGTATTCAACCGCCTGCACGCGCCCGACGAATTCGAAGGCACCGGAATCGGTCTCGCTACCGTGCAGCGCATCATCGCCCGGCACGGCGGCCGCGTGTGGGCGCAGGCGGCGCCGGACAAGGGCGCCACGTTCTTCTTCACTCTTCCCACGTTTACGGGACGCAGCAGCACCGCACGCCACAACGCTGCCTGA
- the dnaX gene encoding DNA polymerase III subunit gamma/tau: MSYEVVARRWRPLSFSSVVGQSHVTTTLANAIKRDRVPHAFLFTGTRGVGKTTVARLLARALNCSNRQGAEPCNQCPSCSQSLAGASVDVIEIDGASNRGIDEVRHLIEASQYRPAIGRYKVYIIDEVHQLSTAAFNALLKTLEEPPPHVKFIMATTEVHKLPATVLSRCQRYDFRRLGEEEITEQLARIAGSDSLPIARPALALLAREADGSMRDAQSLLEQVLSGADGELSADDVAQVLGVAGTELVSGCVEAVLRGEPARIVELVAQVRRYGYDAEKLVGEILETVRHVTVAAVAGAGALGDNVPEAQRRLANELSGARSVLDLQRIFSSLLGTASDLRRGSHPELVLEMGLLKVASLEPVATAAEILARLNAGGDDRGGRGAQPAAGAGVTPVRAPAAPPQRVAAPAPAAPQRTAAPPPAAAPARQAPAPAAAAPRRQVPGAADTAGSLPPAATAGVSDLCAAAPPGPAGERLPLAGSRPPAQPEVWDGAEGEPPEPVSDEEAAARRWEAFVNDARTRYGLDLYVTLTNCKATRITPTHLDLWPTSTAVRPDKLQNPTVMSRITELARVHFGPDVKVSITDSGGGGDVSMQRIENDRIARKRQEALADPLVGRAVSELGGRVTKVSVLDE; this comes from the coding sequence ATGTCGTATGAGGTTGTAGCGCGGCGCTGGCGTCCGCTGAGTTTTTCGAGCGTGGTGGGGCAGAGCCACGTCACGACGACGCTGGCCAACGCCATCAAGCGCGACCGGGTGCCGCACGCGTTCCTGTTCACGGGCACGCGGGGAGTCGGCAAGACCACGGTGGCGCGGCTGCTGGCGCGTGCGCTCAACTGCTCGAACCGCCAGGGCGCCGAGCCGTGCAACCAGTGCCCGTCGTGCAGCCAGTCCCTGGCGGGCGCCTCGGTGGACGTCATCGAGATCGACGGCGCGTCCAACCGCGGCATCGACGAGGTGCGTCACCTGATCGAGGCCTCGCAGTACCGTCCGGCCATCGGCCGCTACAAGGTCTACATCATCGACGAGGTGCACCAGCTTTCGACGGCGGCATTCAATGCGCTGCTCAAGACGCTCGAGGAGCCGCCGCCGCACGTCAAGTTCATCATGGCGACCACCGAGGTGCACAAGCTGCCGGCCACGGTGCTGTCGCGCTGCCAGCGCTACGACTTCCGCCGCCTGGGCGAGGAAGAAATCACGGAACAGCTCGCGCGAATCGCGGGCAGCGATTCGCTGCCGATCGCGCGCCCGGCGCTGGCGCTGCTGGCGCGCGAGGCCGACGGCAGCATGCGCGATGCGCAGTCGCTGCTCGAGCAGGTGCTCTCGGGCGCCGACGGCGAACTGAGCGCCGACGACGTCGCGCAGGTGCTCGGCGTTGCCGGCACCGAGCTGGTCAGTGGCTGCGTCGAGGCGGTGCTTCGGGGCGAGCCCGCGCGCATCGTCGAGCTGGTCGCCCAGGTCCGGCGCTACGGCTACGACGCCGAGAAGCTGGTGGGCGAGATTCTGGAGACGGTCCGGCACGTCACGGTTGCCGCCGTGGCCGGTGCCGGCGCTCTCGGCGACAATGTTCCCGAAGCGCAGCGTCGCCTGGCGAACGAGCTCAGCGGCGCGCGCAGCGTGCTGGACCTGCAGCGCATCTTCTCCTCGCTGCTCGGCACGGCTTCCGACCTGCGGCGCGGCAGTCATCCGGAGCTGGTGCTGGAGATGGGGCTGCTCAAGGTCGCGTCGCTGGAGCCGGTCGCGACGGCTGCCGAGATCCTGGCGCGGCTCAACGCCGGCGGGGACGATCGTGGTGGGCGAGGGGCGCAGCCGGCGGCCGGCGCCGGCGTCACGCCCGTGCGTGCGCCTGCCGCTCCGCCGCAACGGGTTGCCGCGCCCGCGCCTGCCGCTCCGCAGCGAACGGCGGCGCCGCCGCCGGCCGCCGCGCCGGCACGCCAGGCACCCGCGCCTGCGGCCGCAGCGCCGCGCCGACAGGTGCCCGGCGCTGCCGACACGGCAGGCTCGCTGCCGCCGGCCGCGACCGCCGGCGTTTCCGACCTGTGTGCCGCCGCGCCGCCGGGACCGGCAGGCGAGCGCCTGCCGCTTGCAGGCTCGCGTCCGCCGGCGCAGCCCGAGGTGTGGGACGGCGCCGAGGGTGAGCCGCCCGAGCCCGTTTCCGACGAAGAGGCCGCCGCCCGTCGCTGGGAGGCCTTCGTCAACGACGCGCGCACGCGCTATGGCCTCGACCTCTACGTCACGCTGACCAACTGCAAGGCAACGCGCATCACGCCGACGCACCTGGACCTGTGGCCGACATCCACCGCCGTGCGTCCCGACAAGCTGCAGAACCCGACCGTCATGTCGCGCATCACCGAGCTGGCGCGCGTGCACTTCGGGCCGGACGTCAAGGTCTCCATCACCGACAGCGGCGGTGGCGGCGACGTGAGCATGCAACGCATCGAGAACGATCGAATCGCGCGCAAGCGGCAAGAGGCGCTGGCCGATCCGCTGGTCGGCCGGGCCGTCAGCGAGCTCGGCGGGCGCGTGACCAAGGTTTCGGTCCTGGACGAGTAG